The genomic interval ctggtctcgaactcctgacttcaagtgatccacccagctcagcctcccaaaatgctgggattgcagtcatgagccactgtgagcATTTTTgttcaaataagaaataaataaatgtattataattagttGATACACCTGTTaaatctaaaattcttttttttttttttttagctgagttAATTTTAGACTTACTGAAgagagttgcaaagatagtacaggtTCCCTATACCTTTCTGTGCTACTTCCCCTGTTAATAGCCTACGTAACCATAGTACTGTTATAAAAACTGAGAAGCTAACATGGATGCAATGTTATTAACTAAACTACAGAGTATATTCAGTTTCACCAGCTtttataggaattttttttttttctgttccagggcCTAATGCAAGATCCTGCATCACATTCAGAGCTCCTTAGTTTCCTCTAATCTGTAAtagttccttcctttttccttgtcATTGATGGCCTTAAAACTTTTGAAGGGTACTGATCAGTTATTTTATAGAGTGTCCCTTAATTGAGGTTTATCTGatgttttcttatgattagaTTGAGGTTGTGCATTATTGGGAAGAATACCATCAAGGTGATACATCCTTTCAGTGCCTAATTATCGGGAAGTACATGAGGGCAGTGTGACTTATTATTGGTGATGTTTACCTTGATCATTTCATTGAGGTGGTATCTTTCAGCTTTCATCACTGTAAAGTTGctatttttcctttattacttCTGAGACTGGGGTTGTTAAGTAGTTTTTCATAGTCTGAATCATGCTGATTGCATTCCCATGGTGATGTTTAACACTTAGGTCTCTTGTGTTTCCTGTAAATTGATAATAGATGTAGAGGCTTATTaggtgtatgttttgtttttttgttttttgttgtttgtttttggtaataTGTACTTCTATCAGGAGGCACATAATATCtggttgtttctctttttatgttatttatgttttttaagggATGAATGGGTCCAGTAGCTTTTCTGCCTTCATAGTCCTGTTACTCAGAAATGTTTACTTGAAATGGTTTATTTAGTTTGATTCTAAATGCTGTTAAGAAGCAATCTAATATAGTtcatttctattctttaaaaacatctgtataatagataaatgatttttaaaattttatttaagttatagtttgttttcttaatgttatTAAACTGacaagttttttatattttaattttaggtttgggggtacatgtgaaggtttgttgcataggtaaacttgtgtcacgggggtttgttgtacagattggtTCATCACCCAGTCATTAAGCCCAGtatccaatagttatcttttctgttccttctcccacccttatgtaggtgtctgttgttcccttctttgtgttcatgagttctcatcatttagctcccacttagaagtgagaatgTGTGATGTTTGGTTTACTAAAAACTAAGCactcctcttgcctcggcctcccaaagctgtgggattacaggtgtgagccagtgtgctcGACCATACTAGTAATTTAATAGTATCAATTTGATTCAGACTATAAACAAGTTTAATATATAGGTAGAGAATTAGAGTACAGTGAAGGCACAGCTGGGCCTCAaaatatttgattcttctatccCTGACAAACTGATACTATAGCTTCTCTGCCTTTTCAAAAACTAGTGGGAAACAGTATAGCATGAAAGTTAGTTTTTTTCTACTAGGAGACTTTAAGACTGTTTCTGTAGTTCACTGCTGTATTAATTTCCTGTGTCTGCTGTGATGAACTACCACAGCCTGACTTAAAACAATGGTAGCGTATTCTGGAGAGGCCTAATTAAAGAGTGAGAGACTCTAGGGAAGAAATCCACATCTTTTAGCTTCTGGTGGATCCAGGATTCCCTTGAATTATGGCCATATCACTCCAAACTGATTTTTTCTTCATATCAGGTTCTCCTCTGTATGCCTAATTTATCATACCCTCTAAGAATACTTTTCGGGACCATCAGTATAATCTCATCTCAGAATCCTTAATCACACTTGCAAAACCTGTAATATACATATAAGGTAACACAGTTCCAAAGATTAGGACTTGACATCTTTTGGGGACACCATTCAGCCCACTGCACCTGCTCTCAACATACTCTAAGTGTTTCTCTTCGATGGCTTTGTGCTACTTAAAGCAGCTGCTTAACTTATCCTGAGGAAGCACTGCACATTCTCTTTGGTTCAAGAGAGCAATCATAGGAATCTTCTAACTTTCAGGATAGCTTTATTCCTAGAAGCCAGCATGATAACAGTTTGAAACCAAAGGATGCTGTTAATGTGTAGTGTAGTATTTTTCTGTTCTGAGTCTTTTCCCTCCAGGTAGATATGTTTGGCAGGGTGACCTAGTCAAATTCACATTTTATTGCTGCTTCTTACCTATGTCTGGACCACCTCCATATTGTGGTcctgaagttttttttattttggccatTCTTCTGTCTTGCCCGGAAAAGAATGCTGTTGCAAGTACATGGAATCAAAGACTAGTAGGTAAATGGGTGGTGTATAGGGGGACGgttgggatttttttctgtttccttttcgtGACAGTCTTTCTAGAACCCAAGATGTTCATTCATTGATTATTTCTCACACATGAAATGTATTTCTGCTTTCCATAAGAAACATTATTCccataattattataaattatacccTAAGTGAAATGTGTTCTGAAATTATAtacaaagttataaaaattttcaaaaatgggaAAGTTATGTATTCACCACTCAGATTTAaccaatattaatattttgaaatatttagatcactttttgaaagtaaataatattaaaaggtaCAGCTAAAATTGCATTCCCCTTTTTACTCCTCAGAGGTAATCAGGATCCTGATGTTGGTTGTTTCCAtgcttgtttttatgttttgtacaTTTGCGTATATttgtaaatgataaatatttttttaactttttaaaaaaattttgctttatttttctacaatttaACTATCATATGCTTAGGTATAGTATTTTGTATTCTCCTTGGAACTTGCTAAGCTTCTTGAATTTATGTTTCCTTAAAATACtcattaaaattcataaaaatttataaaaataagatacccgcctgggcgcagtggctcagacctgtaatcccagcacttagggaggccgagacctcaggagatcgagaccatcctagctaacatcgtgaaaccccgtctctactaaaagtacaaaaaaaattagccgggcgtgatggcgggcgcctgtattcccagctacttgggaggctgaggcaggagaatggcctgaacccaggaggcggagcttgcagtgagcggagatcacgatacctctgcactccaacctgggtaacagaggcaagactccatctcaaaaaaaaaaaagataccaattgaaatttatttttcttctaaggtAGTTACCTCTTTTCTTGGATTCCACTTAAACTTATGATAAATCTTTTGGCATTGTTTAAAACTGAATAATTTCTGTTGCTGTATTTTCAAGTTCATGAATCTTCCCTTCATCTCCAGTCTACTATTAAGTGACACTTTAAAAATTCTAGATATTGCATTTTTgagttttcaaatgtatttggTTCTTATAATTCCTCATTCTCTGCTGAGATTTATCTGCCCATTTATGATTACCATATTGTCTTTTACATACATTTATGGTACCTGCTTTAAAATCTGTTTCTGCTAATTCTAATGTCTGAATAATCTCAGGCACTGGTCTGCATTGATTGCCCGTTGTCTTGACtgtaataattttgaatttttttcctggaCACTGTAAATGATACATTGTAGAGACATTATTCTAGATTTTTCTTCACCCAAACGGAAACTCGGTGGCCATTAAATAACACCCTCTCCTACCTCCTCCCAGCCCTTAGTATTCTCCATtctttctatgaatttgcctattctagatatttcatgtaagtggaatcatacaatgtctttttatgtttggcttcttagcataatgttttcaaggtttacccATGTTGTATGGATCAGAACTTCATTCTAAGAGTGATAAATATTCTACTGTAtgtctataccacattttgtttatctacttgCTGGTGGACATCTAGGTTATTTTCTGAATGTCATCTAtttgtgaatattgctgctgtgaacatgggtataCAAGTATGTGTTTGAGTTCCTGCTCTCAGTTATTTTGATATATACCTATGTGTGcatttgctggatcatatggtaattctgtgtttaactttctgaggaactgccaaTCTTTTCTGCAGtggctatgccattttatattctcattatCAATGTATGAGGATTCCAGTTTATTCATAGCCTTGCCAACAACTGTTATTTTTCtggggtttaaaaaaattattataggaGACAACTtggtgtgaagtggcatctcattgtggttttgatttacacttTTCTAATGACGAATgcttttgagcatcttttcatgtacttgtccatctgtatatctttggagaaatgtctattcatatgcTTTACCCATTTTTACATTGGGCTATTTGTCTTTTAGTTgtggttctttatatattctagataataAACCCTTTTCAGAtatgatttgcaatttttttctcattctgtaattTGTCTTTTCACTCAAGTGTTCTTTGATGCACAGAAGTATTTAATTTTGATACTGTCCAATTTATCTATTGTTGTTGCTtgggcttttggtgtcatatctaagaaccTATTGCCAAGTCaaaggtcataaagatttaccTCTATGTTCTCTTCTAGGATTCTCATGATTTTCACTCttgtgtttaggtctttgattcactgtgagttaatttttgtatatggtagaAGATGGGGGTCCAACTTCactcttttgcatgtggaaatttagttttcccagcaccagttGTTGACCAGACTattctttcctccattgaatGGATTTGCCGTCTTTGTCAAAAACCAGTTGGCTATACATGTAAGGATTTAATTCTGGACTCTCCATTCTATTGGTGTTACATATCTATTCtaatgccagtaccacactgttttgtttGATATTGGGAGTTGTGAGTCCTCTAATTTTGTTCTTGTTCaagattgtttttgctatttagAGTTCCTTACTTTATCAACTTTTCCATTTTTGCAAATGAATACTTCCTTAAAGCCtgctttttagattttattttttggagactcATCCATGTTGATACGTAGACTTACAGCTTATTTGTTGTGACTTTATTATCATCTGAGTAAATTTCAGTGTATTTGACTTTTCTCCTATTGAAGTacaattgtttccatttttttttgtttgttttgcttttaacaaTGAACATTCTTGTGCATGATACTTGTTCACGTGTTTGGAGACATTTTAGATTATCAAGACTGGGAGAGGGGCGTTACTGCCATCTGGTGGTCAGAGACAAGAgatgctactaaacatcctacTATGCAGACTCCCACAGACCcatccccacccctaccccccaacacacacacaaaatagtgccaaggttgaaaAACCCTGCTTGCTCTGAAGCGTATAGAAGTGGAATTGATAAAACTTGAGGTGTTTTGGTCTTAATAAGTGGATTTCTGTAAatcatggaaaaatattttctccataggTTTGGAATGTTTGGAATTAAAGTTGCTCTGTCTATGCTGCCATTCCAGCAATTACAAGCAATTTAGATATCTCAAGACAGATTAGGTAGCAGCATTATCCAGAGTTAGCCAGTTCATTCACTTTAACTTCATGAACTAAAATACACTGGTACTTTGTCTaattaaaagattaattttagAGTGAGTTTCAAAACAGTGGCACTTGTGCAGATGGGGATAGTTGGAATATTAGGCTGAATGTACTTAGTTTTTCTTGACACAGATGGTTGTTAAATATTGAAGGCTTAAAGGTTTAAGAAGTTTCTCTCTAGTATGTTTTGAATTAGAATGGTAATTGAAGACATAGGAATGAATTTAGACTCACTTGAAAAGATGTATTACATGTCACAGTAGAATACTGTGCTGACATAAATAGGATGaaagcatgtcctttgcagcagcatagatgccataatcctaagcaaattaacacaggcacagaaaaataaaattttaagtgggagctaaacattgagcacacatggatgTAAATAGGGAACAATTGACAGCATGGACTACTGGAGGGAGGTATGGGTTGAAAAGCTATCTGTTGGGTACTGGACTTACTCTCTGGGTGACAGGATCTGTACCCaaaacttcagcatcatgcagTTATTcccatgtaagaaacctgcacatgtacccccttgTATctagggggtacatgtgcaggtttaaaataaaagttgggggGAAAAAGACGCATGGTTCCTGTTTGAGAATCTATTGAAAGCTATGGCCCTAGAAATGTCCATACTTGTGTAAATACAATTTTGCGTATGGTTTGAGGTGGTTTATGCATGCTCCTGAAGCCCATCCATGGACTCACCACTCTTATGTCCAGGTTAAACATTTTGCTAAAAGTTGATTAAATCGTTTAAAGTgctaaaaatagatatatatgaaATTGTCAATGAATTGTATCTTCACAACTATATTTATGTTTTCCTAACCAAATGCTTCTACATTTAGTGATGAGGAAAAATAGGTGACTAAGAATTAGACTTCAGGTCCTctaatgttaaatattatttaaactttaCATCTATAACATTCATTCCTTATCTTTTTAGGTATATGCAACAGTGTTATCGCAACAAGCTAACGAAAACAGACAAAATTCAACTGGAAAAGCATGTTTTGGCACCTTCCTCCCAGAAGAAAAACTTAATGACTTTCGTGATGAACAGATTGGACAGTTGCAGGAGCTGATGCAAGAAGCCACAAAACCCAATAGGCAATTTAGTATTTCTGAGTCTACAAAACCAAAATTTTAGTTCATACGACAAAGCTTAACAAGACATGCAAAAATTTAGAACCCTTACTTTAACTGTCATTggtttttgaaatgtattatttaagCTTTGAAAATGCCTGTTATTAATGAAATATTCTCttattttggatattatgaatGCAACAATAGGTGAATCAAGATCACTAGTGACAATTGAAAGAATTACTGGAATAATAGCACTTGCTGTATGAAATTCGATTTTGGAACTAAACGGGAAATAATGGATCTAAAATGGACAGATTTCTAGAATTttgctgaaaacattttaaaatgctattctcATCCAACCATATTagccttctgtcttttctttagcTTCATCAAGTAAGTATGTTGTGATAGTGATAGATACAGAATTccaataaggtttttttttaaatacattgtcATTTTGAACATTTCATCACTTCTACTTTAATAATACATGATTTTTCTTCTGAATGTCTCTTCTCCCTGCATCACTGTTCATTCACAATGAAAGGTTAGGGAGAAGCTTTAAAATTCACTATTTTACTATCATTTGTATAATAGACTATACAACGTCTAATACATTTCCTCCAGTGTTTGTTTATTAATAACAGCCCCTGAAATAATGTGTACCTTGAGACTCTGATTTATCAGCTAATAGTTGAGGACATTACAAATCAACTTAACTATAAGAAACTTCCCTaagatcttacatttaaaaatggtaacCCCATTTACAACATAAAATGtggattttcaaaaatattatgctaaatgactTATATCTTTAGTTATTGAAACCTGATTCCCAGTGTGATACTATTAGGTGGTAGAgtccttatgaatgggattgttGGCCTATAAAACAAAGCCCAAGAGAGATCTCTTGCCCCTTCTACCATATGAGGATACAGTGAG from Rhinopithecus roxellana isolate Shanxi Qingling chromosome 6, ASM756505v1, whole genome shotgun sequence carries:
- the SDHAF3 gene encoding succinate dehydrogenase assembly factor 3, mitochondrial, producing the protein MPGRHVSRVRALYKRVLQLHRVLPPDLKALGDQYVKDEFRRHKIVGSDEAQRFLQEWEVYATVLSQQANENRQNSTGKACFGTFLPEEKLNDFRDEQIGQLQELMQEATKPNRQFSISESTKPKF